A part of Gambusia affinis linkage group LG19, SWU_Gaff_1.0, whole genome shotgun sequence genomic DNA contains:
- the LOC122821417 gene encoding uncharacterized protein LOC122821417 gives MDYKQIEEYFRCGLTNDEILALLAEVHGVILSKRTLERILNKKKLWRRKNKTDVSVVAAFIRQQLETSGQCHGYRWMRQKCWMNGIVTDRETVQVLLRLLDGEGVDLRSRNRLRRRIYYSRGPNYVWHMDGYDKLKPFGIGINGCIDGFSRRLIWLEAYKTNNDPRVIAGYFMDAVIKAEGCPERLRVDLGTENVNAADMQRYLHLTEDQPQSDNVIFGPSTGNQRIERWWLTLRSECIQFWMDLFDKLKADGHFSDNSLDKALIQFCFLHIIQKELNEVVSAWNHHRIHPTHNSQSPHGRPFMMYTVPEVYGTRDYLHSIDLNRVEAC, from the exons ATGGATTATAAACAAATTGAGGAGTATTTCAGATGTGGTTTAACCAATGATGAAATTCTTGCTTTGCTGGCTGAGGTTCATGGGGTTATTCTTAGCAAGAGGACACTAGAAAGGATTCTTAATAAGAAGAAACTTTGGCGCCGAAAGAACAAAACTGATGTGAGTGTAGTGGCAGCTTTCATTCGTCAGCAACTTGAAACCTCTGGACAATGTCACGGATATCGATGGATGCGCCAAAAATGCTGGATGAATGGTATTGTTACAGACAGGGAAACAGTTCAAGTCCTTTTACGCTTACTAGATGGTGAAGGAGTAGACCTAAGGTCAAGAAATCGACTGAGGAGACGGATTTACTATAGTCGTGGTCCAAACTATGTTTGGCATATGGACGGCTACGATAAGCTCAAACCATTTGGAATTGGGATCAATGGTTGCATTGACGGTTTTTCCAGAAGGCTAATATGGCTTGAGgcatacaaaacaaataacgATCCGAGAGTCATTGCTGGATACTTCATGGATGCAGTGATTAAAGCTGAGGGTTGTCCTGAAAGACTTAGAGTGGATTTAgggacagaaaatgttaatgCAGCTGACATGCAAAGATATTTGCATCTTACAGAAGATCAACCTCAAAGTGATAATGTAATATTTGGTCCAAGCACTGGAAATCAGCGGATTGAAAGATGGTGGTTGACCCTGCGAAGTGAATGTATCCAGTTCTGGATGGACCTCTTTGACAAACTGAAAGCAGATGGACACTTCTCGGATAACTCCTTGGACAAAGCCTTGATCCAGTTCTGTTTTCTCCACATAATACAG aAAGAACTAAATGAAGTTGTTTCAGCTTGGAACCACCACAGGATACATCCAACACACAATTCACAAAGTCCTCATGGGCGACCATTCATGATGTACACAGTACCTGAAGTGTATGGAACCAGAGACTATCTACACAGCATTGATCTGAACAGGGTTGAAGCCTGCTAG